The Balaenoptera musculus isolate JJ_BM4_2016_0621 chromosome 6, mBalMus1.pri.v3, whole genome shotgun sequence nucleotide sequence tttttttataatgaagaaaataaatctgtgtattttatttaacattcattCATAAGTTACAGTTATGCCAAAACAATCTGCTTCTAAAGAAAGAAACCTTGGTATAATCCTAACAACATGCATATACATTTAATAGAATGTTTtgcatttctaaataaattaCATGCATGATATTCATTAGCCAATAAAGAATACCAATATAAGAATACAcgacatttatttttctgcacAGAGATTTAACTACTGTacaacacacaaaacaaacccacaaagcAACGGTGTGTAGTAGGTAGTGAGAGACActtaagcatattttaaatgtctggcttttcttttttttcttctatgcaCTTaactcctctccttccttccttgcccctCCTCCTGCACTTTGCAGGGTACTTGGCACTTGTCAGATGCTGAAGAAATATTCGTTGAATAAATGACCAAATGAACCCCGGCACTGCAGCCTCATCAGGTCTGCTCAGCCTGCAGGTGACATTACTCAGCACTTTTAGGGGACACACCTCGCTGGGTGTGTTCTAGGGTGGGCAGCACCAGCCCCCCTCGCCCTGGGTGCCAGAGGAGGCTCCCTCAGGGTGCGAGCGAGGCCTCCCACTGCTCCACTGGCAGCGCCACCGCCCAGGCCCAGTGGGTGCCCTGGGTGGAGGCCCCTGGCAGGTGAGTACCAGGCAGAGCGTAGAGCTGCCCCCCGGCCTGgcctgggtggtggtggggagggcgtaaaggaaggagagaaggtagGGAGCGGGAGGCATGAAGGCTAGAGGctagcatcctttttttttttttttggcctcaccatgcagcatgtgggatcttagttccctggccagggatcgaacccgtgacccctgcactgaaagcgtggagtcttaaccactggactgccagggaagtcccatagagGCTAGCATCCTGATCTTGTGGGTGACCTTTCCAGacggggagggtgggcaggacgGCAGCTATGGACCCCCGCTCTCCCCAGCCCGGAAGTGTGGGTTTGGGGTTTGATGTGGGCAAGGCCATAGCTGCTTCCCCTCCGGCGTGTGATGGGAGGGTGAGTAGTAGTATTTCTCACCTTCCTGAGTCCAGACAGATCCCTTTTCAACTCCATGCCTCTAATCTCCGTATTCCAGAAAGGGACATCAGAGGAATGTGTCACCCTGGTGTGAGCCCTGGTTCCCTTCGGGAAGGAGAGTGCGGgatggatggggagggagggggcagctgcCGCGGGAATAGCAGCAGCTCACAGCTGAGGGCTTCCCAGGCTTCCGTGGTCCTTGCCTGGCCTGGTTCAGGAGCCCCACTCAGTGGGATAGGTCtcgtggggaagggggaggctgGCACTGGTTCTGAGAGCAAGTCTCCTGACTTCCCTGGGGCCAGATTCTGAGACGTGTAGCCTAGGGGTCCTTTTCCACCAACTggtttttttgttggtggtggtggtggggtttttttttggccgcaccgtgaggcatgtgggatcttagttccccgaccagggatcgaacccacaccccctgcattagaagtgcggggtcttaaccactggactgccagggaagtccctccaccaGCTGTTTTTGGctgttcttctctttcctctcttctcttaaGACCTAAAGTCTAATTCTTGCTGGATTTCTTCTGTAACATCAGTCAGAGGCCAGGCAGAAGGTTACTGAGACGTGCTCCCCTTGAGGTGCTGTGGCTCCTTTACTTTTTCCTCTCCagttcttcttgcctcttcctttccccttcttgaATCTCCAAGGTCAGCGTGATTGCTCACTTTCACCCCAGGTACGCCCTCCTGGCCAGTGGGGATTTCTTTCCCAAGAATAAAAATGTGCCCTTCCCCTTGTGTCTGAGGGCAGAGGCAGCAAGTCCGGTGGGGGTGGGTTGGAAGACCCAGGGTTTGGAAACTAGGATGGATCACAGCCAGGTTTTCTGTGATGCGCGCTCCAAGCTGAAAACCAAACAAGTCTAGACACTTCAAGGTAATTAGTTTAGCTTCAAGTGTATCTGGGGATAATCTCAAACTTCAAAGCGCCTCTGTGTGTTAAGACCTGGGCAGTGGAGAGCGGGGCATCCGGGGCTAAGGGACAGGAATGCACTCCGGGTCACAGCCAGCATCCTTCACCCACTCCTCGCCTTTGCTCCCCAGCATAATTTGTCTTCTTCCTCTCAGTCCCCTAGGGCTCAGCACAGTACTTGTGCTTTGCACATCATCCTGGCTGCCGTTCAGGTCAACGAAGGAGCTCACCTGTACCTAAGACCTTGTCCTCTGCCCAAAGGAGAAATGAAGCTATGGCTGGAGGCCACAGCTTGATTTTCCCCTCTAGGCTTTTTCTCTGCCAACCATTGAAACTGGCCTGGTTTCCAGGACAGAACCCCTaatatctctgagcctcacctaCAGTCCCTAGCAATCTGCTATCACATGGAGATCATGGAATTtgggtctgggttcaaatcccaccttggTCACTGGCCAGTTGAATGACAGGGGTCAAGTCttctaacctctctgagttttcacctcattttcctcatttttgtcCTAGGACTCTAGAGACAAATTCCCTGCTCTCGTAGAGCTGAAATTCTGGTGGAGATACACACcataaacacaattaaaaataagattattatAGGTTAAAGCAAGTGTTGCGAAGGAAATAAACAGGTTGGCTTAACAGAGAGGAATGAGGGAGATGGATTTTTCCATCCACCTGGCagaggtgatatttgagttgAAAACTAAAGGGTGAGAAAGGGAAATGTGTGCGAAGAGGAAGAGCTAAGGGAAGAGAACTGTCGGCAGAGACAACAGCAAGCACAAAAGCTCCTCTCTGGAAAAAGGTTTGGTGTGTTCCACCAGCAGAAAGAAATGAGCGTGGCTGTAACTGCAGTGAGGAGGTTGGAGTGGTGGGCAAAACCAGGGCCTGCCGGGGCCTGCGGGACTTGTGAAGAGTCTGCTTCACTCCAAGAACAATAGGAAACCTTGAAAGGTTTTCAGCAGGGAGAGGACTGTGACACCCCAGGTGCTTAGGATGAGCAGATGGGGAAAAGACAAATTTGGAGGCTGTCTCAAGGCCCAAGTGAGAGGAGATGGCGGTGCAGCAGGAGAGCTGCAAacagatatgttttattttttttaaattttatttaagtagagttgacttacaatgttatgttaatttctactgtacagcaaagtgattcagttatacatatacatattctttttcattttttttccattatggttcatcacaggatattgaatatagttccctatgctatacagtaggaccttgttgtttatccatcctatatatataatagtttgcatctgctaatcccaaacttccaatccatcactcccccatcccccccaaccgtggcaaccataagtctgttctctgtgtctgtgagtctgtttcgtagatatgttcatttgtgtcatattttatttagattccacatataagtggtatttatatggtatttgtctttctctgtcaggcttacttcacttagtatgataatctctaggtccatccatgttgctgtaaatggcattatttcattcttttttatggctgagtagtattccattgtgtgtgtgtgtgtattgtgtgtgtgtgtgtagtgtgtgtgtatacacacactacacacacacacacaatacacacacacacaccacaacttctttatccattcatctgtcaatcttggttattgtaagtagtgctgctatgaacataggggtgcatgtatcttttcaaattatagttttatctggatatatgcccaggagtgggattgctggatcatatggcaactctatttttagatttttgagaaacctccatactgttctccatagtggctgcaccagtttgcattcccaccaacagtgcaagagggttcccttttctccacaccctctccagcatttgttatttgcagactttttaatcatggccattctgactggtgggaggcagtacctcattgtagttttgatttgcatttctctgataattggcgatgatgagcatcttttcgtgtgcctattggccatctgtatgacctctctggagaaatgtctatttaggtcttctgcgcatttttcaactgggttgtttttttgttattgagttgtatgagctgcaaACAGATTCATTTTACATGTCTTCCCAGTGTTATAGTTCTGCTCCAACTGTTACATGCTTCTAGATGGCACCCTAGTCCTGGCCTTGTATTGATCACACACACCTCTGGacagcacttaccatgtgccaagcattgcACTTGACGTCTGTGAGTTTGCTTCATCCTCATACTAATCCTGTGAAATaatgattatttccattttgtaagcaAAGaaacctcagagaggttaattttcAACTCCAAATCTGTCTGATGCCATAGCCAGTGGCCTTATCTCTACAACACTACCCATGTAGATGCTCACAAATGTGTAATTGGATGGGCAAAAAGTAAGTCACCAGTTGCCCAACTGGTAGAATGTGCAGAGTGCAGGAGAGTCCTTTGGCCAAAAATAGATTCCCTACATATGGACAGCAATAGAATATTTGCCTCCTAGGACCTGAAGGCCTCAGCTAAGCAAGAGATGGATGACCTGGGGCATGAGAAACACATTTTGTCACTGTCAGCTGTTAAATCAGCAAGAGTAACTTCATACTCCTAAGTTGTGCTGTCAGGCAATGAGATGCAGGAAAGTTGCATTTGGAAGGAAGAGAACTAGTTCTGGAAAATGAGATATGGCCATTAAAGACAACACAGGGATGACGAATGCTGGAGAGAACAATGATAGTATTATAAATCATAGATACCAGTGAAAATACCTCCCATTTATGAAGCACCAGCTATGTTCTAGGCTTTCAATAAATGTACCAGACCTATTAGCTTCTGATGGGATCCAATAAACTGCTCATAATGACCCCATGAGGCATCACCATGGTTCCCTGATTCTAAGAGGCCATCAGTTTAATAAAAGCTTTTCATAGGAAAAAATACATTACGCTTACACAATGCTGTTTTGTTATGTTGTACTTTTAGGACTGGAATATAGAATGTATTTGTTCATAACATAACCACTTTATTCTTCAAGATGACAATGCACGTTTGAATCTTCACCTTCAGCGCCTGAAGAGTCTTCTGGCTCCCTCAGCTGTGCCCATACACCCTCATCGCCCACCTGGGCTGTCTCTCGCCCCTTTCGGATTGTCAGGGTAATTTAGAGCATAATAAAGAATGCAGGGTTCCTTCtgcatttcctattttattaaacTGGTAGTCCCCCCGTTTAATTGGATCATCTGTCTTTTGACTGACTGAGAAATACCCCTTCCCAATGCGTGACAACCACACAGCCTTTCCGAGCTCTGAAAATCATGTGACCTGCGCTCAGCGATTTGCCTGTGCCTGCGAGAGTGCCCACATTGCCTTCCAGTGCATTCCTCCGTCTGGTGACTGGCAAAGTCGTTGTTACTGTTTTCAGCATTGATTATAAGATGCAGCCCTAttactttaaaagaatttttttaagtgtctgtGAAACTGAAGGTTAAAGATGTGCAAGTGTTTACCTCCTGAGTCATAGCTGGCAGGGAGCGTAACCGGGAATGCAAGCCAAGTCTATCACGTACTTCTCAGTGTCCAAGGGTACAATTATTTCTCCCCTCTTTTTCTCCTGACGCTCTCCAGTCTAGGCCTTTCTTCCCGCCCCTCCACCaaaactgctcttgtcaaggtcactgTGCCTCCACATGGCCAAATCCACTGACCGATTCTCAGTCACCATCTTACTTCAGCACAGCACTTGACACCATCCTCCTCATCCTTGCCTTTCGTGGGTCTCCTGCATCTCTGTCACAGCCTTCTCAGTGTCTCTTCCTCATTCCCCCTCACCTTCCTGGCCTCCGTGAACCAGTCCTCACATTTCTCTTGTCTTCCTGCCTTTGCTTTTTCATCTAGTCTCAAACCTGGCTTCTCTGCACAAACACCTTGTACATGGAAATCTGCAGCTTCCCCCGCTCCACAGCCATCCTACTCCCTACTCCACATCACTCCTTGGATGTCTCATAGGCTCTGCAAACTTAATGTCTTAAACCAAACTCCTATTTTCCACCCCGACTTCATCCCAGACTGGCTCCTTTTGTGGTCTTTTGCTTCTCAATAAATGGCAACTTttactttttctagttgcttaGACAAAATTATTGGAGTCATCCTAGACTCCACTCTTTCACTCCCTGCAGCCAATCTTATAACTAATCCTATCAGCTCAACCTTAAAATTACATCTAAAGTTGAATCCATAACTACCGCCCTTGGTCCAGCCATGTGAGTCCCTCATCTGCCCTAACTGGCCCACCACTTTCCACCCAGGCCCTTCCATGGCCTCTTCTCCACTCAGCAGCCAGGGTGACCCTCCACAGCCTAAGTCAGATCAGGTTGTCAGCTGCTTAAAGCCATCTGGGGGCTCCTCATCTCATCAGGCTAAAAGCCAAAGTCCTAATGGCCAGCCACGTTCTCTGTTGCCTGGCACCTGCTAGCTCTCTGACGTCTACATCCCCTGTGCCCCCCTTGCTAATAACTACCCTCCAGCCAGACTGGTCTCCTTGCTGGTCTCACAAATGCCCAGCATACTCCACACAGGAGCTCAGGGCTTTGCCCTTGGGGTGCCCCTgagcttcttccttctccccccagATCTCCATGTGCCTTGCTCCCTCGTTTTCTTGAGGTCTCTCCAAATGATACTCAACAGAGAGGACTCCCTCGTACTCTCTGCATAAAATAACCACCTCCCAGAATGCCATCCCAttcactctgctttattttccccgTAGCACCTAGATCGCTTGAGGTCGGACACATTGATCTGTTTGTGGCCAGTCCACACTGTGCCACACACAAGCCCCATGAGTGCGGGGACTGTGCCTGTTCTAGTCACCCCTGCATCCCCGTGCTGAGACCAGGGGCCATCCCGATGTAGGCTCCCAGCGGATGTTTGCTGAAGTAGAGGACAAAGGAAGAATGAGAGGAGAGCCCAATAACAGAGGCAGGGCTGAGCTTCTGTTAGGAGAAACATGCATTTCTCTGTCGCCCAGATCTCACAGTCAGAATGCCTCCTCTGTTAAGTCACCGGCGGGGACCGTGCAGTGACCGGCCCCGTCCCAGGCTGATTCCTGCTTGTGTCTCCTTCCAGGTCTCAGCTCTCCCGGGCTCTGTGAGGCTTCTGCTATGACCGCAGCCTCTTCGCGGAGCCAGGACTGCCACAGCCACGCCAGGTCCCCCGCTCTGCCCTGCCTGTCCCCGGCCCTGCATCACCATGGGCAGCGTCAGCAGCCTCATTTCCGGCCACGGCTTCCACAGCAAGCACTGCCGGGCCTCCCAGTACAAGCTGCGCAAGTCCTCGCACCTCAAGAAACTCAATCGGTATTCAGACGGGCTGCTGAGATTTGGCTTCTCCCAGGACTCGGGTCATGGCAAGTCGAGCTCCAAAATGGGCAAGAGTGAAGACTTCTTCTATATCAAGGTCAGCCAGAAGGCCCGGGGCTCCCACCGCCCCGATTACACTGCACTGTCCAGTGGGGACCTAGGGGGCCAGGCCGGGGTGGACTTCGGCCCGTCCACCCCACCCAAGCTCATGCCCTTCTCCAACCAGCTAGAAATGGTAAGCGGGGTCTCTGGTGTGGATGGCTGGGTTGGAAaggcaggagagaggcctggggccGGGAGGGGTGGCGGTGGAGGTCTCAACGCTTACATCTCCGAGAGGCTGAGTGATGCAGAGAGGGCGGGAGTGCTGAGCCACAGCAGAGAGCAAGCCTGGACAAAGGGATGGGCACGTTGGTCAGTCCCCCGATGCAGAAGTCTTGGGTGAGCTTTCAGGAGAGAGCAAAGGGGAAGTGAAAGCCTTCCTGAGCTCTGCTGGGCTGTAACTCATGATTGCCACGGTAGGACGGACAGCAACGTTTTCAAGCGCGTGGGAAAGAGAGGGGGCTCGCTTACCGTTTGGAAGAACAGGTAGAGAGGGCACTTGGAGAGAGCTGGCAGCTTCTCTCCTTAGAGGATTCATGGACGTGGGCTTTCCCCTCATTTTCTGCTCTAGTGGGACAGCAGCTCCTGCTCAAGCTGGCCCCAAAGCATCTTTGACTGGTTAAGGCCTGGGAGTTTGTTCTCATCATCAGTCTAGCAGGGATGAGGGCAAAGAGTCCCATGTACTCAGAAGTCCAGCCCTCATGCTGGCTCAAGCTCTCACGGGTCCCGCCAGTGGACAGTGAAAACATTGTTCCTATTCAGTGCCCTGGCCTCACCTGGGAAGATGAATCTGTGGTGTTGATGTGCTAGGAAATGGCCCCATATGTTTGCGTAGAGCTTTAAGCTTTTCAAAGTAAAGAGCCTGTAAACTGTGAAGTCCTCTAATAATGAAAAGGACGGCTTTAGGGGAAGGATTATTATTTCAAGCGATTCCCCCAACCTCTAGGGCAGGCCACGGCCAGTGTTCCAGCTCCTGGCTGACTGCAAGGGGCAGTGGAGGTGAAGCAGGGATGGACTTCTTCAAGGACACATGTCCAGTGTCCTTAGCTGCACCACACAGAGCCCCAGAGCCCTGGCACGGGGGTCTCAGCCAGTGAATCTAAGAGTCGTTTGGTACCTTGGGGTGGAAGGTGGGTCAAGATGGTGACAGGTTTGTAGTTCACAATACAGACTGCCTCATGATCCTTAAGGACGTCCCCAGGCACAGAGGAATTTCTCCTTCTTGGGGGAGACTCACCACCTTTGGCTCCTTCAGAGCGACAGGTGAGGTCACCTGTGGCTCCCGACCAGGAAGGGGCCACGTGGCCGGCACGCATACCCGGCTGGGGTGCATCGGGGGAAGACACGGGCTCCGTATGCCTGTTTTCCTCCCCAGGACTTGGAGAAGGGTGCTGTGAGACCCACGGCCTTCAAGCCGGTGCTGCCACGGTCGGGCGCCATCCTCCACTCGTCCCCCGAGAGCGCCAGCCACCAGCTGCACCCCGCGCCTCCAGACAAGCCCAAGGAGCAGGAGCTGAAGCCCGGCCTGTGCTCCGGGGCGCTGTCTGACTCCGGCCGGAACTCCATGTCCAGCCTGCCTACTCACAGCACCACCAGCAGCTACCAGCTGGACCCGCTGGTGACGCCGGTGGGGCCTGCCAGCCGTTTTGGGGGCTCGGCCCACAACATCACTCAGGGCAACATCCTCCAGGACAGCAACATGACGAGCCTGAAGGCCCTGTCTTTCTCCGACGGGGGCAGCAAGCTGGCCCACCCGAGCAAGGCGGACAAGGGCTCCATCCGCTCCCCCATCTCCACGGACCAGTGCACCATCCAGGAGCTGGAGCAGAAACTGCTGGAGAGGGAGGGTGAGCTCCAGAGGCTGCACCGCAGCTTTGAGGAGAAGGAGCTGGCTGCCAGCCAGGCCTATGAGGAGCGACCGCGGCGCTGCAAGGAtgagctggaggggctggagcccAAGGGCAAGCTGAAGTCCGCGGCACAGAAGAGCCAGCGCGCCCAGCAGGTGCTGCACCTGCAGGTGCTCCAACTCCAGCAGGAGAAGCGGCAGCTGCGGCAGGAGCTCGAGAGCCTCATGAAGGAGCAGGACCTGCTGGAGACCAAGCTCAGGTCCTATGAGAAGGAGAAGACCAGCTTCGTCCCCGCGCTGGAGGAGACGCAGTGGGAGGTGAGGATGCGGGCGTGGGCGGGGGGACGGGCAGGGGTTCGGTGCCAGCGCCCACCCCCCCCAGCCTTCTCCAGGTCTCCTCCAGGCTCTACGCAATGGGGGAGAACACAACTGCCCAGGAAAACTGGGCTGAAGTACCGGTTTCATGACCCAAATAAGGGGCTCCATGGTAAACCAAGTTGGGGGTACTCTTAGTTTgggcttcctcctctccccaccccggtGCCTCGTGGCCAGAATTGAATTTACTAACCGAGTCGTCGGCTGAGAAGCTGGAGCAAGAGAGCCGAGTCCCGGCTGGGCTGTCTGAGGGCCAACTCACTGCATCTGCTCACAGAGGCTCAGGAGGACCACAGACCATCCTGAATTCATGCTGGCCCCAGAGCCACGAGAGAGCATAGTATCATCTGCGACTTTTGAGGGAAGGGACTCCACCCATTGGTAGGAGTGGCCGCAGCTGTGCAGGTCTCAGGGACAGAAGTCCTCACAGAAGTGCGAGTGGGGCTTCTATTTGGTGGGCTGAGATAGAAACGCAGAACAGGAAGAACGGGGCTCACATACACATGCACCCACTCAGGCACACCTGGAAGTGAAGCGCCTGGGCCTGGCCTCGCTGGAGAACAGCCTAACCCCCTCATCCTGCTCGCTTTTCTCTCCTGAGAGGTGGTGCAGGGGACCGGGAGGGGGTGTGCACAGCATTCACCCCAAAGACTCCTGCCCTGGGAAGGGGCTGAGGGCTCCTTGGGTCTGGTTAGACCAGCATCACCCCCCCACGTCGAGGTGACACACCCTCGGCCACACAGCCATCTGTTTGCACTGAGCTGCCTGTACTCATCCTGGGAATTAGAGCAACAGGTGTTATCAGGGGTAGAGGGAAAGGATCCTCTCCGTGGAAGTGACGGATGGAGGCACCAGACAGGTGGGAAGGGAGAGTCACTTTCTGTTTGCCGGGTTTCCCGAAGAGGACAGGACCTTAGCCATGGAACcactccctctcctctttcccatCAGTGTTGGCACAGCAGACCCTACCCCAGCCATGGTATCTCAGCCAGGACCTGGGACACTTCAGAGCATGTCAGAGACATAAGCCAGTGCTGGCATCACAACGCATCCATCCTTGTTTGTCTAATCCGGAACCAAGCTGGACATTGCTGTGACCTCATTCCCAGGTTATCCAATCAGGCTGTAtagtaaaacaataaattaaataaaataaattaaacgtTCACAATAACACAGAAATATATTgcaaacatatttataataataattcatagAGTGGTTATTAATGCCAGGCCCTAGgttctttcatttcatctttacaacaaccctatgaaataggtactattactaATCGTCAGTTTACAAGTAAGGACACCACACCCAGGTGCCGCCTCTCACCCCttggctctctctctcttgtccccGCCCCGCGGCAGGTGTGCCAGAAGTCTGGCGAGATCTCTCTCCTGAAGCAGCAGCTGAAGGAGTCCCAGACGGAGATCAACGCTAAGGCCAGCGAGATCCTCAACCTGAAGGCACAGCTGAAGGATACACGGGGCAGGCTGGAGGGCCTGGAGCTGAAGATGCAGGACCTGGAGAGCGCGCTGCGCACCAAGGGCCTGGAGCTGGAGGTCTGCGAGAACGAGCTGCAGCGCAAGAAGAACGAGGCGGAGCTCCTGCGGGAGAAGGTGAACCTGCTGGAACAGGAGCTGCTGGAGCTGCAGGCCCAGGCCGCCCTGCCGCGGGGCCGGGACACGGCCGCCCTGGGGCCTGCCTCCGCCGTCCCCGAGGACGTGCCTGCCCTGCAGCGGGAGCTGGAACGGCTGCGGGCCGAGCTCAGGGAGGAGCGGCAGGGCCACGACCAGATGTCCTCGGGCTTCCAGCATGAGCGGCTGGtatggaaggaggagaaggagaaggtgaTCCAGTACCAGAAGCAGCTGCAGCAGAGCTACTTGGCCATGTACCAGCGGAACCAGCGCCTGGAAAAGACGCTGCAGCAGCTGGCCCGCGGGGATGGTGCAGGGGAGCCCTTTGAGATTG carries:
- the LZTS1 gene encoding leucine zipper putative tumor suppressor 1, with translation MGSVSSLISGHGFHSKHCRASQYKLRKSSHLKKLNRYSDGLLRFGFSQDSGHGKSSSKMGKSEDFFYIKVSQKARGSHRPDYTALSSGDLGGQAGVDFGPSTPPKLMPFSNQLEMDLEKGAVRPTAFKPVLPRSGAILHSSPESASHQLHPAPPDKPKEQELKPGLCSGALSDSGRNSMSSLPTHSTTSSYQLDPLVTPVGPASRFGGSAHNITQGNILQDSNMTSLKALSFSDGGSKLAHPSKADKGSIRSPISTDQCTIQELEQKLLEREGELQRLHRSFEEKELAASQAYEERPRRCKDELEGLEPKGKLKSAAQKSQRAQQVLHLQVLQLQQEKRQLRQELESLMKEQDLLETKLRSYEKEKTSFVPALEETQWEVCQKSGEISLLKQQLKESQTEINAKASEILNLKAQLKDTRGRLEGLELKMQDLESALRTKGLELEVCENELQRKKNEAELLREKVNLLEQELLELQAQAALPRGRDTAALGPASAVPEDVPALQRELERLRAELREERQGHDQMSSGFQHERLVWKEEKEKVIQYQKQLQQSYLAMYQRNQRLEKTLQQLARGDGAGEPFEIDLEGADIPYEDIIATEI